A genome region from Clostridium pasteurianum includes the following:
- a CDS encoding MFS transporter: MSRKDKKITIPVGIGYGLVDLMGGGAFTIIGAFLLFFYTNFAGLSPVQAASIIAIARIVDSFTSLFIGSLTDNFYKNKLGKKFGRRRFFLLIGAPLMADYVLLWVTGQSYWFYLVTYLLFEIIAAMVLIPWETLPTEMTDNFDDRTKISTCRMFISASGTFLATFVPGQLIGYFGQRNPYAYFINGLIFAILYAICIFSAYHVSWERELTPEMKKLASAEPEHKSIKDYIKNIIEVAGDYLSTLKIKSFRKHLAIYLLSFTAKDTFNTVFVFFCVYNLKATSSLAANLLSLSIVGIPMTIVGGFLMIKIGPANLYKISYSIMIVCLFAFYGVYVGGLGANMVLLFLIAGVYQIGRSLLEFTPWNVFPFIPDVDEIVTKKRREGLFAAVMTFTRKSSVAIATFAVGLILQASGFVKGRAVQSHFVMQTIAYILIIGCVGMLVWSIALAFTFKLNKQTHIILLNEIKRLKENGSKDDVDPKTKEVVENLTGYKYENVWR; the protein is encoded by the coding sequence GTGTCACGTAAAGATAAAAAAATTACTATACCTGTAGGTATTGGATATGGATTAGTGGATTTAATGGGCGGTGGAGCTTTTACGATTATTGGAGCCTTTTTACTCTTTTTTTACACTAATTTTGCAGGATTATCACCTGTACAGGCTGCTTCTATTATAGCTATAGCACGAATTGTTGATTCATTTACTAGCTTATTTATAGGTAGTTTGACAGATAATTTTTATAAAAATAAATTAGGTAAAAAATTCGGAAGAAGGCGTTTCTTTTTACTCATTGGTGCACCTTTAATGGCAGACTATGTTTTGTTGTGGGTAACAGGACAAAGTTATTGGTTTTATTTAGTGACTTATTTGTTATTTGAAATAATAGCTGCAATGGTTCTAATTCCATGGGAAACGCTGCCAACTGAGATGACAGATAATTTTGATGATAGAACTAAAATTTCTACATGCAGAATGTTTATTTCTGCTTCGGGTACGTTTTTAGCTACTTTTGTTCCTGGTCAGTTAATTGGTTATTTTGGTCAACGTAATCCATATGCATATTTTATTAATGGATTAATATTTGCTATACTATATGCAATTTGTATATTTTCAGCTTATCATGTATCATGGGAAAGAGAGCTTACACCAGAAATGAAGAAATTGGCTTCAGCTGAGCCTGAACATAAAAGTATTAAAGATTATATAAAAAATATTATTGAGGTAGCGGGTGATTATCTATCAACTTTGAAAATTAAAAGCTTTAGAAAACATTTAGCTATTTACCTACTATCATTTACTGCTAAAGATACATTTAATACTGTATTTGTATTTTTCTGTGTTTATAATTTGAAGGCTACATCATCACTTGCAGCTAATTTGCTTTCACTTAGTATTGTTGGTATACCTATGACTATAGTAGGCGGATTTTTGATGATTAAGATTGGTCCGGCTAACTTGTATAAGATATCATATTCCATAATGATTGTATGCTTATTTGCTTTTTATGGTGTTTATGTAGGAGGACTAGGAGCCAATATGGTCTTATTATTTTTGATTGCTGGTGTTTATCAAATAGGAAGAAGTTTATTGGAATTCACACCATGGAATGTGTTCCCATTTATACCGGATGTAGATGAAATAGTTACAAAGAAAAGAAGAGAAGGACTTTTTGCAGCAGTTATGACTTTTACAAGAAAAAGCAGTGTAGCCATTGCTACATTCGCTGTTGGATTAATATTACAAGCCTCAGGTTTTGTTAAAGGAAGAGCTGTACAATCTCATTTTGTAATGCAGACTATTGCATATATACTAATTATTGGCTGCGTTGGAATGCTTGTATGGTCTATAGCATTAGCATTTACTTTTAAACTTAACAAACAAACACATATTATATTATTAAATGAAATTAAACGTTTGAAAGAGAATGGTTCAAAGGATGATGTAGATCCGAAAACAAAAGAAGTTGTTGAAAATCTTACTGGCTATAAATATGAAAATGTTTGGAGATAA
- a CDS encoding phospho-sugar mutase has protein sequence MLYKEKYELWLNSKAVDDETKNELKSIKDDKEIEDRFYKDLEFGTGGLRGVIAAGSNRMNIYTVGKATQGLADYLNKTYKGEIGVSIAHDSRIMSREFAERAACVLSANGIKAYLFDSLRPTPMLSFTVRHLDCKAGIVITASHNPKQYNGYKVYNEDGNQLTDKAAAEVLDCIEKTDAFSGVKLAKMNEAKESGLLTIIGEDVDKAYIEKVKNLTIRKDMVKEHAKDLKIIYTPIHGSGNIPVRRVLKELGYENVSVVKEQEKPDGNFPTAPYPNPEQPSVFNIALELAKKVEPDVIFGTDPDCDRIGVVVKNKNGEYKVLTGNQTGVLLTHYIISSLKDLNKLPSNGAVIKTIVTSEMTRKIAEDYNIKLIDVLTGFKYIGEKIKEFEKTKSNTYLFGFEESYGCLAGTFVRDKDAVIAATLVCEMALYYKKKGLNLDDALNKLYEKYGFYKEKLVSIELKGKEGQEKIQNALNYLRKNAPKSIDGVRIVKNFDYKASIEKDLVHQTENEIKLPKSNVLRYILEDGSWFVVRPSGTEPKMKIYLAVVGNNSNDSEAKMDKFNESVMNVVNDACK, from the coding sequence GTGTTATATAAAGAAAAATATGAACTATGGTTGAATTCAAAAGCTGTAGATGATGAAACTAAGAATGAACTCAAGAGTATAAAGGATGACAAGGAAATAGAGGATAGATTTTATAAAGATTTAGAGTTTGGAACGGGGGGACTTAGAGGAGTAATTGCAGCTGGCAGTAATAGGATGAACATATATACTGTTGGTAAAGCAACACAGGGTCTTGCAGATTATCTGAATAAAACTTATAAAGGTGAAATTGGTGTTAGTATAGCTCACGATTCAAGAATAATGTCAAGAGAATTTGCAGAAAGAGCAGCTTGTGTTTTAAGTGCTAATGGAATAAAAGCTTATTTATTTGATTCACTTAGACCTACACCTATGCTTTCATTTACTGTGAGACATTTAGATTGTAAGGCTGGAATTGTAATTACTGCTTCACACAATCCAAAACAATATAATGGATACAAAGTTTACAATGAGGATGGAAATCAGCTTACGGATAAAGCAGCAGCAGAAGTCCTTGATTGTATAGAAAAAACAGATGCTTTTTCTGGTGTAAAACTTGCAAAAATGAATGAAGCAAAAGAAAGTGGATTGCTTACTATAATTGGTGAAGATGTAGATAAGGCTTACATAGAGAAAGTTAAAAACCTTACCATAAGAAAAGACATGGTAAAAGAACATGCAAAAGATTTAAAAATAATATATACACCTATTCATGGTTCTGGAAATATTCCTGTAAGAAGAGTTCTAAAAGAATTGGGATACGAAAATGTATCTGTAGTTAAGGAACAGGAAAAACCAGATGGTAATTTTCCTACTGCACCATATCCAAATCCAGAACAGCCTTCAGTATTTAATATAGCTCTTGAATTAGCTAAAAAGGTTGAGCCAGATGTTATATTTGGAACTGATCCTGATTGTGATAGAATAGGAGTTGTAGTTAAAAATAAGAACGGAGAATATAAAGTACTCACAGGAAATCAAACAGGAGTTCTTTTAACTCATTATATAATATCATCACTTAAGGATTTAAATAAACTTCCTTCTAATGGTGCTGTTATAAAGACTATAGTAACTTCTGAAATGACACGTAAGATTGCAGAAGATTATAATATAAAACTTATAGATGTACTTACAGGTTTTAAGTATATAGGTGAAAAAATCAAGGAATTTGAGAAAACTAAATCTAATACTTATTTATTTGGCTTTGAAGAAAGTTATGGATGTCTTGCTGGTACTTTTGTAAGAGATAAAGATGCTGTTATAGCTGCTACACTTGTATGTGAAATGGCTTTATATTATAAGAAAAAAGGATTAAATCTTGACGATGCTCTTAATAAGTTATATGAGAAATATGGATTTTATAAAGAAAAATTAGTTTCAATAGAACTTAAAGGCAAGGAAGGACAAGAAAAAATTCAGAATGCACTTAACTATTTGAGAAAAAATGCGCCTAAGAGTATAGATGGAGTAAGGATAGTTAAAAATTTTGATTATAAGGCAAGTATTGAAAAAGATCTTGTACATCAGACTGAAAATGAAATAAAACTTCCTAAATCAAATGTATTAAGGTATATTTTAGAGGATGGTTCATGGTTTGTTGTAAGACCATCTGGAACTGAGCCTAAAATGAAAATATACTTAGCTGTTGTAGGTAATAATTCAAATGATTCAGAAGCTAAAATGGATAAGTTTAATGAAAGTGTTATGAATGTTGTAAATGATGCTTGTAAATAA
- the uxuA gene encoding mannonate dehydratase — protein MKMTFRWFGENDDSVTLDQIRQIPGVTGVVGFLGDIPAGEVWTLDRILDYKKNIEAHGLELEVIESVNVHEDIKLGLPSRDKYIENYKETIKNLSKAGVKVICYNFMPVFDWLRTDLAMKLSDGSEAMDYDDAKLKGMDPVKLVEDTEKNSNGFTLPGWEPERLKELKKVLKLYKDVDEEKLFENFKYFLEGIIPTCEKYDVKMAVHPDDPAWGIFGLPRVVHSKENLDRIVKSVDSLYNGITLCSGALGCERKNNIPEIIRYFGAMGRIHFAHVRNIKFVGERHFHEVSHLSSDGSFDMFEIMKAYHDIGFDGYMRPDHGRMIWNEKARPGYGLYDRALGVTYLNGLWEAINKMSSQK, from the coding sequence ATGAAAATGACGTTTAGATGGTTTGGTGAAAATGATGATAGTGTAACACTTGATCAAATACGCCAAATACCAGGTGTTACGGGAGTTGTTGGATTTTTAGGAGATATTCCAGCTGGAGAGGTTTGGACGCTAGACAGGATACTGGACTATAAGAAAAATATAGAAGCACATGGGCTGGAACTAGAGGTTATTGAAAGTGTAAATGTGCACGAGGACATAAAACTTGGGCTACCATCTAGAGACAAGTATATAGAGAATTACAAGGAGACTATAAAAAATCTTTCAAAAGCAGGTGTAAAGGTAATATGTTATAATTTTATGCCAGTATTTGATTGGCTTAGGACAGATCTTGCAATGAAACTATCAGATGGTTCTGAAGCTATGGATTATGATGATGCAAAACTAAAAGGAATGGATCCAGTAAAACTTGTAGAGGATACAGAAAAAAATTCTAATGGATTTACGCTTCCTGGATGGGAACCTGAAAGACTTAAGGAATTAAAAAAAGTTCTTAAGTTATATAAGGATGTAGATGAAGAAAAGTTATTTGAAAACTTCAAGTATTTTCTTGAGGGAATCATACCAACATGTGAAAAGTATGATGTCAAAATGGCAGTTCATCCAGATGACCCTGCATGGGGAATATTTGGATTACCTAGAGTAGTTCATTCAAAAGAAAATTTAGATAGAATAGTGAAATCAGTGGATAGCCTATATAATGGAATTACACTTTGCAGTGGTGCATTAGGCTGTGAAAGGAAAAACAATATTCCTGAAATTATAAGATATTTTGGTGCCATGGGAAGGATACATTTTGCTCATGTTAGAAATATAAAATTTGTAGGTGAAAGACATTTTCATGAAGTATCACATCTTTCAAGTGATGGAAGCTTTGATATGTTTGAAATAATGAAGGCTTATCATGATATAGGCTTTGATGGATACATGAGACCAGATCATGGAAGAATGATATGGAATGAAAAAGCAAGACCTGGATATGGACTATATGATAGAGCTCTTGGTGTAACTTATTTAAATGGTCTTTGGGAAGCTATTAATAAAATGAGCAGTCAAAAATAA
- a CDS encoding tetratricopeptide repeat protein, producing MSVEEEFKEKVSKLIFLELRFQSVQSIFKVSMNENIYVPIRSKRVIDKVKSGEKFKNIPLSFFVEGMFYVLGGDENFKYNSIYKKILNKNLEITTQYIKEIIFSEVKDSNYEDAYILLKGLTFIEENEENYDKALMVAENIREKNSEFKEEELKIIERAKEIKKFPKPYFYEALIKNQDKDYEGAWYSINTYIENGGEQSENVLELKHSLKDIREYEKAKEIMNGEPKESLKIFIKLLDEFEDDAVLLYYIGVNYRILSNYEKAIYYLNESIAIDNNIVEVFNELGINYAAIGDMDKAIAYLRKAFEVTKSIEICTNLIICYLNKGDLKQAKLHYDIAKKMNPKDEIVLKLGNSFEK from the coding sequence ATGAGTGTAGAAGAAGAATTTAAAGAAAAGGTATCAAAACTTATTTTTTTGGAACTTAGATTTCAAAGTGTACAATCAATTTTTAAGGTTAGTATGAATGAAAATATATATGTACCAATAAGATCAAAAAGAGTTATAGATAAAGTTAAAAGTGGAGAAAAATTCAAGAATATACCTCTTTCTTTTTTCGTAGAAGGTATGTTTTATGTACTGGGTGGAGATGAAAATTTCAAATATAACTCAATATATAAAAAAATATTAAATAAAAATTTAGAAATTACAACACAATATATAAAGGAAATTATATTTAGTGAGGTTAAAGATTCTAATTATGAAGATGCATATATACTTCTTAAAGGATTAACTTTTATAGAGGAAAATGAAGAAAATTATGATAAGGCTTTGATGGTAGCTGAGAATATAAGAGAGAAAAATTCTGAATTTAAAGAAGAAGAATTGAAAATAATAGAAAGAGCTAAAGAAATTAAAAAATTTCCAAAACCTTATTTTTATGAGGCTTTAATTAAAAATCAAGATAAGGATTACGAAGGTGCCTGGTATTCTATAAATACTTATATTGAAAATGGCGGAGAACAAAGTGAAAATGTATTAGAGTTAAAGCATTCTCTTAAGGATATAAGGGAATACGAAAAAGCAAAAGAAATAATGAATGGAGAGCCTAAAGAATCACTTAAAATATTCATAAAGCTTCTTGATGAATTTGAAGATGATGCAGTGCTTTTGTATTATATAGGAGTAAATTATAGAATACTTTCAAATTATGAAAAAGCAATTTATTATCTTAATGAATCAATAGCAATAGATAATAATATAGTAGAAGTTTTTAATGAACTTGGCATAAACTATGCAGCTATTGGTGATATGGATAAGGCCATAGCATATTTAAGAAAAGCATTTGAAGTGACTAAGTCAATAGAGATATGCACTAATCTTATTATATGTTATCTTAATAAGGGAGATCTAAAGCAAGCTAAATTGCATTACGATATAGCAAAAAAAATGAATCCTAAAGATGAAATTGTTTTA
- the uxaC gene encoding glucuronate isomerase — protein MSKFMDENFLLSNDLAVKLYHDYAKNMPIIDYHCHIDPKEIYENKKFKNITEAWLYGDHYKWRAMRINGVDEKFITGDATDYEKFMAWAKTITMTICNPLYSWTHLELQRFFGIYDILNEKTAPQIWKKANKMLSSDEFRVRELIKKSNVETICTTDDPVDTLEYHIKIKKDKDFDVKVLPTFRPDKAMKIRSNDFIPWLKKLEQVSKMKISDYDEFLSALKVRIEFFDSVGCKISDHGLDSIMYEETSKEEVKNIFYRAINGKTISQEEENKYKTYTLRCMGRAYYKLGWTMQIHMEAIRDNNTRMLEKLGPNTGFDSIRDGSIAYPLSKILDSLEKEKALPRTIIYSLNPNDNYIVSTMAGNFQGDGIPGKIQFGAAWWFNDNKNGMIDQMKALSNTGLISRFVGMLTDSRSFLSYTRHEYFRRILCNLISESVENGEVPEDMELLENTIKGICYNNAKKYFRF, from the coding sequence TTGAGTAAATTTATGGATGAAAATTTTTTATTATCGAATGATTTAGCAGTAAAGCTCTATCATGATTATGCTAAAAATATGCCTATTATAGATTATCATTGTCATATAGATCCAAAAGAAATTTATGAAAATAAAAAATTTAAGAATATAACAGAAGCATGGTTATACGGAGACCATTATAAGTGGAGGGCCATGAGAATCAATGGTGTAGATGAAAAATTTATTACAGGAGATGCAACCGATTACGAGAAGTTCATGGCATGGGCAAAAACGATTACAATGACTATATGTAACCCGCTTTATAGTTGGACACACTTAGAGCTTCAAAGATTTTTTGGAATATATGATATTTTAAATGAAAAAACTGCACCTCAAATTTGGAAAAAAGCAAACAAAATGCTTTCAAGTGATGAGTTTAGAGTTAGGGAATTAATTAAAAAATCAAATGTTGAGACTATATGTACAACAGATGATCCAGTAGATACTTTGGAATATCATATAAAAATCAAGAAAGATAAAGATTTTGATGTAAAGGTTTTACCAACTTTTAGACCTGATAAAGCTATGAAAATAAGATCAAATGACTTTATTCCGTGGCTTAAAAAACTTGAACAAGTATCTAAAATGAAAATTTCAGATTATGATGAATTTTTAAGTGCCCTTAAAGTGAGAATAGAATTTTTTGATTCTGTTGGATGCAAAATTTCAGATCATGGATTGGATTCCATTATGTATGAAGAAACTTCAAAAGAAGAAGTAAAGAATATATTTTATAGGGCTATAAATGGTAAAACCATAAGTCAAGAGGAAGAAAATAAATATAAAACATATACATTAAGATGTATGGGTAGAGCTTACTATAAATTAGGCTGGACAATGCAAATTCATATGGAAGCAATTAGAGATAACAATACAAGAATGCTAGAAAAACTGGGACCTAATACGGGATTTGATTCTATTAGGGATGGGAGTATAGCATATCCACTTTCAAAAATTTTAGATTCATTAGAGAAGGAAAAAGCTCTTCCTAGAACAATAATATATTCATTAAATCCAAATGATAATTATATTGTCAGCACAATGGCCGGAAACTTCCAAGGTGACGGAATTCCTGGAAAGATTCAATTTGGTGCAGCATGGTGGTTTAATGACAATAAAAATGGAATGATAGACCAAATGAAAGCTTTATCTAATACAGGACTTATATCAAGATTTGTAGGAATGCTTACAGATTCAAGGAGCTTTTTATCATATACAAGGCATGAGTATTTTAGGAGAATACTTTGCAATCTAATAAGTGAATCGGTTGAAAATGGTGAGGTACCAGAAGATATGGAATTACTAGAAAATACAATAAAAGGAATATGCTATAACAATGCAAAAAAATATTTTAGATTTTAA